The Falco peregrinus isolate bFalPer1 chromosome 12, bFalPer1.pri, whole genome shotgun sequence genome has a segment encoding these proteins:
- the LOC101924082 gene encoding transcription cofactor HES-6-like, which produces MLILGYKYSRGAARQQRAHRERERPTAQVPPSHPVLPAWPGWIRMTATTTAGGTHKLASTKEERKLRKPLIERKRRERINNCLDQLKETVVGAFHLDQSKLEKADILEMTVKHLQNIQSSKLMADSKVGLEAQQRYSTGYIQCMHEVHNLLLTCEWVDKTLGARLLNHLLKSLPRSGEDTCKATLRSSSPSQQPVLTPKSPLSPKGSTRGTTPSQERFYPAENKQASKNSFQLPSLSGFSQVDAAPPRQVLQPNFSHNNPRMGSLDMWRPW; this is translated from the exons ATGCTAATTCTGGGTTATAAATACAGCAGAGGAGCCGCACGGCAGCAAAGAGCCCATCGGGAAAGGGAGAGACCCACCGCCCAAGTGCCTCCTTCCCATCCCGTCCTCCCGGCGTGGCCAGGCTGGATTAGAATGACCGCCACCACCACCGCCGGTGGCACCCACAAGCTCGCCAGCAccaaggaggagaggaag TTAAGGAAACCCCTCATTGAGCGGAAGCGAAGGGAAAGGATTAATAACTGCTTGGACCAGCTGAAGGAGACGGTGGTGGGTGCTTTTCACCTGGAT CAGTCtaaactggaaaaagcagacATCCTGGAGATGACAGTGAAGCACCTGCAGAACATCCAGAGCAGCAAGCTGATGG CTGACTCCAAAGTGGGCCTGGAAGCGCAGCAGAGGTACAGCACCGGGTACATCCAGTGCATGCACGAGGTGCACAACCTCCTCCTCACCTGCGAGTGGGTGGACAAGACCCTCGGGGCACGGCTGCTAAACCACCTGCTGAAATCCTTGCCCAGGTCTGGTGAAGACACCTGCAAAGCAACACTCAGGTCCTCCAGCCCTTCTCAGCAGCCTGTCTTGACACCAAAAAGCCCCCTGAGCCCTAAAGGGAGCACTCGGGGCACAACCCCATCACAGGAGCGCTTCTACCCTGCCGAGAACAAGCAGGCTTCGAAAAACTCCTTCCAGCTGCCATCGCTGTCAGGTTTCAGCCAGGTTGATGCTGCACCGCCCAGACAGGTCCTGCAGCCAAATTTTTCCCATAACAACCCTAGAATGGGGTCATTAGATATGTGGAGACCGTGGtaa
- the LOC129785402 gene encoding LOW QUALITY PROTEIN: transcription cofactor HES-6-like (The sequence of the model RefSeq protein was modified relative to this genomic sequence to represent the inferred CDS: inserted 2 bases in 1 codon) yields MAPSFRPGKGRPPRGDEDCAEARADRRTRKPLVEKKRRARINESLQELRLLLADSEFQAKLENAEVLELTVRRVQAVLERRSLEGGRLHREASERFAAGYIQCMHEVHTFVSSCPGIDATTAAELLNHLLESMPLNEGGCPDSIADVVADAALGSWPGGEALPPAVRPPPGLGLALPPRCPXSPCPSEDTCSDSDEAEAEPGQTATDGLDASQTRGLPSPSFPKSMWRPW; encoded by the exons ATGGCGCCCTCCTTCCGGCCCGGGAagggccgcccgccgcggggcgaCGAGGACTGCGCGGAGGCCAGGGCCGACCGGCGG ACGAGGAAGCCGCTGGTGGAGAAGAAGCGCCGGGCGCGGATCAATGAGagcctgcaggagctgcggctgctgctggccgACAGCGAG TTTCAGGCGAAGCTGGAGAACGCGGAGGTGCTGGAGCTGACGGTGCGGCGGGTGCAGGCCGTGCTGGAGCGCCGCTCGCTCG AGGGCGGGCGGCTGCACCGCGAGGCCAGCGAGCGCTTCGCCGCCGGCTACATCCAGTGCATGCACGAGGTGCACACCTTCGTCTCCAGCTGCCCCGGCATCGACGCCACCACGGCCGCCGAGCTGCTGAACCACCTGCTGGAGTCCATGCCCCTCAACGAGGGCGGCTGCCCGGACTCCATCGCGGACGTTGTGGCGGATGCTGCCCTGGGGTCCTGGCCCGGCGGCGAGGCGCTGCCCCCGGCGGTGcggccccccccggggctggggctggcgctgcccccccgctgccc ctcaCCCTGCCCCAGCGAGGACACCTGCTCCGACTCGGATGAGGCGGAGGCCGAGCCGGGCCAGACGGCCACCGATGGGCTGGACGCTTCGCAGACGCGTGGCCTGCCATCGCCTAGCTTCCCCAAATCCATGTGGAGACCCTGGTAA